ACCACGCCCACAGCCATTCCCTCCGGAATGTTATGCAAGGTCACTGCCAGAACAAGCATAGTGGTTTTTTTTAGCTTCGCACTTTTGGATGTAATCCCCTCCGGTTGTTCGTCATTCAAATGAAGGTGCGGAATAACGGTATCCAGCAGCAGCAAGAAAAATATTCCTGCCATAAATCCCACGGCCGCCGGCATCCATGCAATCACACCCTGCGCTTCTGCCATATCAATAGACGGCATGAGCAGTGACCAGACAGAAGCTGCGATCATCACTCCCGATGCAAAGCCCAGAAGGGATTTTTCCACTTTGATTCCCATATTTTTTTTCATAAAAAAAACCATGCCTGCGCCCAATGTGGTGCCGGCAAAGGGGATGATGAGTCCCCAAAATGTGTTCAAATACATGTCTTCCTCCTCATATCTTCTGTATGTTTTCCGAATAATTCTAAAACTTTCTGATCGTATCTGTCTCCTCTCCGACAGATTTATCAATCTTCTTTATCATAACATTATAGCTGTAGGAATCACTGACTCTGACTCTCACATGCTCTCCGGCCTTACGGCCCATCAGTGCTCTCCCCAGAGGAGATTCCGTACTGATATATCCTTTCAGAGAATTTCCCCGGATGGATGTGACCAGCTTATAGGTTTCCTCCAGATTATCCTCCGGCAAATATATGGTCACTTTACTATCTAATCCCACTTCGTCTGATTTCGAATGGTCCTCCACCATTCTGGAATTCTTCAGAAGTCTCTCCAGATAACGAATTCTGCTTTCGTTCTGATTTTTGTCCT
The window above is part of the Novisyntrophococcus fermenticellae genome. Proteins encoded here:
- a CDS encoding ZIP family metal transporter, whose amino-acid sequence is MYLNTFWGLIIPFAGTTLGAGMVFFMKKNMGIKVEKSLLGFASGVMIAASVWSLLMPSIDMAEAQGVIAWMPAAVGFMAGIFFLLLLDTVIPHLHLNDEQPEGITSKSAKLKKTTMLVLAVTLHNIPEGMAVGVVFAGVLAENTLISMAGAFSLAIGIAIQNFPEGAIISMPLRSEGFSKGKSFLYGTLSGIVEPIAALITILLTSIIQPALPYLLSFAAGAMIYVVIEELIPEAQTGDHSNIGTIGAAVGFVVMMILDVALG
- a CDS encoding GreA/GreB family elongation factor yields the protein MENLTEQDIKKILEEIEYRKLVYRKQALEAVKEARAQGDLSENFEYHAAKQDKNQNESRIRYLERLLKNSRMVEDHSKSDEVGLDSKVTIYLPEDNLEETYKLVTSIRGNSLKGYISTESPLGRALMGRKAGEHVRVRVSDSYSYNVMIKKIDKSVGEETDTIRKF